In Terriglobia bacterium, a single window of DNA contains:
- a CDS encoding dihydroorotate dehydrogenase-like protein, translated as MTKLSTKYLGLNLKNPLVASASPICKEVANIRQLEDCGASAVVLHSLFEEQINIESNELDHFLWSAADVSAEALNYYPDFQTFKIGPDEYLEHIRAAKQAVKVPVIASLNGISKGGWIRYAKDMEQAGADALELNIYFLPTDPNQNASDVEAMYTDLVKSVKQNVKIPVSVKIGPYFSAMANMAVKLEKAGADGLVLFNRFYQPDFDLEALEVVPHLVLSRSNELKLRLHWTAILYDKIRADIGITGGVHVVEDVVKSMMAGAKVAMMTSVLLEHGIAYLKTLSADLAGWLEKHEYDSIEQMQGSMSQKNVAHPSAFERANYMKVLNSYSLNTPVK; from the coding sequence ATGACTAAGCTATCGACGAAGTATCTCGGACTGAACCTCAAGAACCCGCTCGTTGCCTCCGCCTCGCCGATCTGCAAGGAGGTCGCGAATATCCGGCAGTTGGAAGACTGCGGGGCGTCGGCCGTGGTGCTGCACTCGTTGTTCGAGGAACAGATCAACATCGAGAGCAACGAACTCGATCATTTCCTGTGGTCGGCCGCCGACGTATCGGCGGAGGCGCTCAACTACTATCCAGATTTCCAGACGTTTAAGATCGGTCCGGATGAGTACCTGGAGCATATTCGGGCTGCGAAGCAGGCAGTCAAGGTCCCGGTAATAGCCAGCCTCAACGGAATTTCTAAGGGCGGCTGGATTCGATATGCGAAGGATATGGAGCAGGCCGGTGCGGATGCACTGGAACTGAATATCTATTTCTTGCCGACGGATCCCAACCAGAACGCCAGCGATGTTGAGGCCATGTATACCGACCTGGTGAAGTCGGTAAAACAGAACGTGAAGATCCCGGTTTCCGTGAAGATCGGGCCGTACTTCAGCGCGATGGCGAACATGGCAGTCAAACTTGAGAAGGCCGGGGCGGATGGGCTCGTATTATTCAACCGCTTCTACCAGCCGGATTTCGACCTGGAAGCGCTCGAGGTCGTGCCGCACCTGGTATTGAGTCGAAGCAATGAACTCAAGCTGAGACTGCACTGGACGGCAATCCTGTACGACAAAATCCGTGCGGATATCGGCATTACCGGTGGCGTGCATGTCGTTGAAGATGTCGTGAAGTCGATGATGGCCGGCGCGAAAGTAGCGATGATGACATCAGTGTTGCTGGAGCACGGCATCGCTTACCTGAAGACCCTCAGCGCTGACCTTGCGGGGTGGCTGGAGAAGCACGAGTACGACTCGATCGAGCAGATGCAGGGAAGCATGAGTCAGAAGAATGTGGCTCACCCGTCAGCCTTTGAACGGGCGAATTATATGAAGGTACTGAACAGCTATTCGCTGAACACACCGGTGAAGTGA